CGTCCTCACCAAGGGCGGACCCGGGACGGCCACCGAGACCCTCGTGCAGTACATCTACAACACGGGCTTCCAGAACCAGCAGCTCGGCCTGGCGTCCGCCGGGGCCTGGGTGCTGTTCGTCATCATCCTCGGGATCACGGCCGTCCAGTTCCTCGGACAGAAGCGGTGGGTGCACTATGAGTGAACTGACCCGGGCCCGCACACGCGGGTTCACCACGTCGAACCGGACCGTCAACCCGCGGTCGGTGCCCAGGACGGCATCCGCACCCCGACCCGGTCGGGTCCGCCACGCGATCGGCTACGCGCTGCTCTGTCTCGTCGCCCTGCTGTTCGTGTCGCCGCTCGTGTACATGGTGGCGACGAGCCTCAAGCCGGCCGACCAGGTCTTCACCACCCCGCCGACGCTCTGGGGCCGCTCGCTCGAGTGGGACAACTACGTCCAGGCGTTCACCTACCTGCCGTTCGCCCGGTTCATCCTCAACGGCGTGTTCGTGGCGGCTGCCGGCACGGCGATCAACGTCGCCGTCGCCGTGCTGTCCGGGTACGCGTTCTCCCGGCTCCGCTGGCGGGGACGCAACACCGTCTTCATGCTCTTCCTCGTCACGCTGATGATCCCGCAGGACGTGCTCGTCATCCCGATGTACGTGATGATGCAGGGCTTCGGCTGGGTCGACACGTTCCAGGCGCTCATCATCCCGTGGGCGTTCACCGCGCTCGGCGCGTTCCTCATCCGCCAGTTCTTCCTGACGGTGCCGCAGGAACTCGACGACGCCGCCCGTGTCGACGGTGCCGGTGCGATCCGGACGTTCTTCTCCGTGATGCTGC
This is a stretch of genomic DNA from Curtobacterium sp. 458. It encodes these proteins:
- a CDS encoding carbohydrate ABC transporter permease, whose translation is MSELTRARTRGFTTSNRTVNPRSVPRTASAPRPGRVRHAIGYALLCLVALLFVSPLVYMVATSLKPADQVFTTPPTLWGRSLEWDNYVQAFTYLPFARFILNGVFVAAAGTAINVAVAVLSGYAFSRLRWRGRNTVFMLFLVTLMIPQDVLVIPMYVMMQGFGWVDTFQALIIPWAFTALGAFLIRQFFLTVPQELDDAARVDGAGAIRTFFSVMLPLARPTMAVLAVFSFISYWNSFLWPLVVVNDVEAHGTIPLGLQQFFGQQGSEWNLVMAASVISMLPTVILLILLQKHLVKGIVTSGLGGR